The Glycine soja cultivar W05 chromosome 15, ASM419377v2, whole genome shotgun sequence region AGAACTAAATTAGTTGAACTGCATGATTAATAAAGATGTACAATTCAACTAAACTGTCTCACACTATCCCTAGCAACGAAGCATTTTAGATGCTCTTCCAAGTTCTAAGGATTAACCACATTTTCCAATGCTTAAACCCTAACAGCATAtaaatggatgatcagaccaaaCACATGGAAATAAACACAAAGGAACAATGAAactagtaataatattaaatagatagtaagagtCATTGCATCAAGAGAGTTTGGTTGAAAACTCCATAAACAATGAGTTGTTTAGCCCTTCATGATCATGAAGAACTCAATTGTACAAAAGGGTGTAAAAGATGAAGGGGTAAGGAATGAAGATGAATCCATGGAAGAGGATGGGCTCCCAATGGTTGTCTTCTTCCTCTAACTCAAGCTTTAGGGCTCTACATTCTTTATGAACACGAACCCCCttcctctctattttttttcacttaaaaaccaTCATGAGCTTGAGATTTCATGAAAATGCGTTGAGCGTGCtatgtgcgctaagcgcccCTTCGCATGATTGTAGATTCTCCATGTTGTTTCTTCATGCTAAGTGGAAACCCTCCCGCTAAGCAACAACAGCTCATTAAGCGAGCCtagcgcgctaagcgcgaatcTTCGGACTTCAACTTCTTTTCCTATCCCTTGCCTGTATTtctacaaaattaaaatcaccAAAATAGTATGAATTAACAGTTTAAAAACTCAAAGGATGCCAAAATTTCAATGATTTACAcaaaagaagcaataaaaatgagagaaaattattaattcttatatgttttaattacaaaatctaCTTATGCACATGAGTTATCAAGAGTcatgaaaaattataacaaattttgaGGTGAACTCCATGAAACAGTAGTTAATCACgatgacaaaaaattaatctGAGCGTGCAAAAATTCAAAGGTCATTACAACTTACAAGCAAACGGTatcattgaagaaaaagttgtTGCACAAATAACAATATCATGCTTAATACATATGCCATTTGGAAGGAAGATGAAAGAACCGATTTTGGTATAGAACATATTTGATGACTTTTGAAAGATCAATCGAAATAGTTAAAGcagtttataaaaattaaatttatactcattttcctatttcttaatatttataatttttcttcttcaatgtttcatcaaatttaattatttaattaattatatttaatttaataaataattaaataaaatatttaaaaataatatttatataaaatctaCAAAAATTATCTACgatcccaaaataaaatctaagattaaagaaaaaaaataagacagaTATTAAAAAATCTTCAATTCTATATAATATTGTAGATACATAAAGAAAGTAATCTAAAATCTCAATTTAAGATTTAAGATTTATGAGTAAAATGCTCTCTCGCAATTTAGAATCTCGCACCAACCACTTTCACATGCTTAACAAGTTAAGATTTGCCATAAAGTCTTGACTTCAAAACTCGAACAACTCATACAACACGAGCCACGTCAGCCAAAAGCATCCTAATCAGACCTAGGTTGTAGCAACGAGTAACCGTAATTCTAACACTAATCTCATTTGTTCCcatccaaataataataaaaaaaaaggaagcaaattTGCCCACTAATTCTGAAAAGTCCAATATTCAATAATAAAAGCCCTCACGCATAACTTCATCTCTTTCACAAAAACCGTCTCCCGCAAACTCATTCTCTCTGCGACAGGATTTTTGTTCTCTCCAAGATGGTCGGAGAACACAGTACGACGTCACCAGCCTCCGGTGATCACAAAATACCACTTCTTCCCGTTCACGAGCCAGTGGAAGGAACACATACAAACATCTCCTTCAGCACCAAATCGATTCTAACACTACAAAACTTCTACGTGATTCTGGGACCTATGCTGTCTCTTTTCATATGCCTCTTCGTGAAACTCGACGCGCCACCCACCAGCCAGAAAATGCTTGGTGTGATTGCTTGGGTCTTCTCTTGGTGGGTGACGCAGGCCGTGCCACTTCCCGTCACCTCCATGTGTCCTCTGTTTCTGTTCCCAATTTTTGGGATAGCTTCAGCTGATAGCGTGGCGCACTCTTACATGGACGACGTCATCACCCTCGTTTTGGGAAGCTTCATTCTCGCTCTCGCCGTCGAACGCTACAACGTTCACCGGAGATTGGCCTTGAATGTGAgtcacttcctttttgtctCTACTTTAGTTTCGTAAAAAAACAGACTTTccctaacttttaaatttttgcagttttttttttatttttataattacaacTGAGTTTTCATGACAATTTTGTGATTAAGTAGTGGTGTATAATAATTTTCgttatttattctaaaatttattcAGATTTGATTTACGTGTCTTGCAATTATTTTGGGGAGTCAATATCATGACCAGATATACTCAATTATTTGCTTTTGGAAATAATTAAAGTTGGACTTTCTCTCTCAATCCAAGAGGAAGGcaattttgtattgaataattctatattttttcttagaatttaatgattatctaataaaataattttatattatcatttaatcataataataaattttaaaattattattgtttgatatatttttttaaaattaataaatttattagagataataatttgtaattgaaagataatataaagttagtttataatttttttcatatttttaattattaaatgaaacaaatatttttcttttgactgAAAATGGAACAcatattaattacaaaatactaagaatatttaatttttcatttaatatttataaggaATTATAAGAAgataaataagagaaatataAGATGATTTAGTATTTTCTATTTGTGTCCCGTtaaaaatgtgttattattaaaaacaaatattattaggGTGGGGAAGAGGCAATGTTTCCTATTTCTGTTGTtttatgggaaaaaaaaaaaaacagcgtCGTACCAAGCGTGATATGATTTGTAAACGTGGCGTGGGACCTACAGGTAACACTGCTGTTTTGTGGCGACCCGGTGAATCCAGCGCTGTTACTGTTAGGGCTATGCGCGACAATATTCTTCGTGAGCATGTGGCTGCACAACGTGGCGACGGCGGTGATGATGATGCCGGTGGCGACGGGGATCGTGCAGCGGCTGCCGCAGGCGCACGAGCAGTCGGAGGCGGTGAACAAATTCTGCCGCGCGGTGATTCTCACGGTGGTTTACGCCACGCCCATCGGTGGAATAAGCACTCTAACGGGAACGGGTGTGAACTTGATAATAATCGGAATGTGGAAGAGCCTCTTCCCTGAGGCAAAGCCAATAAGCTTCAACACGTGGTTCTTCTACGGTTTCCCTGTGGCTGTTCTCATCCTCATTTGTTATTGGTGCATCATTTGCCTCCTCTATGTGCCCAAAGGTTCGGCTCGGGCTTTGTCTGCTTACTTGGATAGAGCTCACTTGAAGAGAGACCTCGAAGCTCTCGGTAAGTTTCTCATTTCAatcatattcatttttttttaaataattaaattcgtattaaaaatgtgaaaatttgataaattaatttttacaaaaataaaaatttaaatttaatttctgaatacatgaaaaatatgataaattaattctgtagataatttaatattaaattagtttttaatgatataacttaataataaaataatcttttaattttaagtatcaaattaattagtcacatattttttatatttaaaaattaaacttatattatttattttttaatatcaatttgtCACCATCATTCTTTTTGAACGAATttgactaattttatttttttcttgtttaaccaTTACATaactatttttcagaaaaagTTTATGCTTATCTGGCACGTAGGACACTTGTCAACTTCAATCTAGCCATTTgctctaaaaataaataaataaataaatattgtaatttaatattttaactatAAGTTAAAAGATAAGGCATTTAATATCTTTATTATTAGGAGGAATattattactcatattttatgAGATGGATAAGGCACGACATATCATCTTCAGTTATCTATGATCAAAATGGGAATGTCAGACTGTTAAGACTCaagacaatattttaaaaacaattaggTTATTCGTTATCTTTAATATCATTActgttctttaaaaaaatatcattagtgtattttttaatgaaactaCATTGATCAATTTCttaatcaaaattttcaagaaaaataggtaatataatataaccgtttttaaaagtattacattgttggtttaaaaaaaaagtattatattgTATGGAAGTGATTAATTAAATCGTGAAAGCTAgagaaagtgaaaaagaaaaagatacgGACACACCAAAAGCAAGTAAAATTTAACACGTTTGGTTTTTTCAACTTGAATGTATTTTTGCATAGTAGTCCGAAAGGAGTGATCTTCGTGTCTGGCCTCGCGTGAAACGGGTCGGAAGGATAATAAGGGACATGTTTGGAATGACGCTTCCCATGGAAATTGCTCATTGCATCTTAAGTCTTAACAATGCACATTATGGACACATCTCACATGTGACATGTCCttcacattattttatttataaataataaataaactcgagtttaattttaataataaaaaatacttcaaaaagTTAAGACAGTTGCAATACTTTTTATTGATGTTTGCAGGTCCCATGGCTTTTGCCGAGAAGATGGTGTTGTCTGTGTTTGGGGTATGTATACCGAACTAACTAACACGTTTTAAATTCTTACACTTAACCATGAAAGAGATTAATTTGTCTTCAAATATGGCATTAACTGAAGTGAAATGGTGAATTGAATGCAGTTGCTGATCATACTTTGGATGACAAGAAGAATAACAGATGACATTCCTGGATGGGGATCTTTATTCCATGACCTTGTTGGAGATGGAAGTGTCAGTGTAAGTACTGTACCTACTATAgaggttttgtttttgtttatatatgacTCATTAATTACACCAAGAATTGGAGTCTCCAAATATTATTGAAACAGAACCAAAATGAAGCCTTTTTTATACAATGTAGATTATGGTGGCTGTTTTATTGTTCATAATCCCAAACATGAAGCAAGAGGGGGAGAAGCTAATGAGCTGGAATGACTGCAAAAAGCTACCTTGGAACCTCATTTTGCTTCTAGGAGCTGGTTTTGCCATAGCTGATGGAGTACAATCTAGTGGCCTGGCAGATGTGTTATCAAGAGCCTTGGATTTCTTGGAAGATGCTCCATACTTGGCAATTGTTCCTGCTGTTAGTCTAATATGTAGTATTATCACTGAGTTCATCACCTCTAATGATGCTACTGCCACCCTTCTAGTCCCACTTCTTTATCACATAGCAAGAACAATGCATGTGCACCCTCTTCTTCTTATGGTCCCTGGAGGAATAGCAACCGAGTTTGCTTTCTGGCTTCCAACTTCTACACCATCAAATGTAGTTGGCTTTGCCACTGGACACATAGAAATTAAAGACATGCTCAAAGTTGGCGTGCCACTCAAGGTTGTTGGGATTGTTGTGTTATCTCTTCTCATGCCATCACTAGGTGAGTTGCCTACAATTAATCTCTGTTCTAGTAAACAAATGCTTTGAGAAAATAATTTGGTTGAAGGTATTCTGACGTTTTAAGTTTTGTTGTTGTAGGAACTATTGTTTTTGGAACAAACAATGATACTCAATAAGGGACATTGACCAAGGAAAACTCTCGTTGGTTTGGAAATTGATTGATTTCTTCTCCAAATTGCAGAATCTTGTTTGTCTAGGAggttaatgaaaatttaaatgtgCAGGGCCTTCTGCTATATTTAGGTAA contains the following coding sequences:
- the LOC114388550 gene encoding tonoplast dicarboxylate transporter-like, whose protein sequence is MVGEHSTTSPASGDHKIPLLPVHEPVEGTHTNISFSTKSILTLQNFYVILGPMLSLFICLFVKLDAPPTSQKMLGVIAWVFSWWVTQAVPLPVTSMCPLFLFPIFGIASADSVAHSYMDDVITLVLGSFILALAVERYNVHRRLALNVTLLFCGDPVNPALLLLGLCATIFFVSMWLHNVATAVMMMPVATGIVQRLPQAHEQSEAVNKFCRAVILTVVYATPIGGISTLTGTGVNLIIIGMWKSLFPEAKPISFNTWFFYGFPVAVLILICYWCIICLLYVPKGSARALSAYLDRAHLKRDLEALGPMAFAEKMVLSVFGLLIILWMTRRITDDIPGWGSLFHDLVGDGSVSIMVAVLLFIIPNMKQEGEKLMSWNDCKKLPWNLILLLGAGFAIADGVQSSGLADVLSRALDFLEDAPYLAIVPAVSLICSIITEFITSNDATATLLVPLLYHIARTMHVHPLLLMVPGGIATEFAFWLPTSTPSNVVGFATGHIEIKDMLKVGVPLKVVGIVVLSLLMPSLGTIVFGTNNDTQ